The Solanum pennellii chromosome 11, SPENNV200 genome contains a region encoding:
- the LOC107004541 gene encoding histone H2A isoform X4: MESTGKMKKGAAGRRGGGPKKKPVSRSVKAGLQFPVGRIGRFLKKGRYAQRVGSGAPVYLAAVLEYLAAEVLELAGNAARDNKKNRIIPRHLLLAVRNDEELGKLLAGVTIAHGGVLPNINPILLPKKTGGEKAPKSPSKATKSPKKA; encoded by the exons AGAAGGGGAGGAGGCCCAAAGAAGAAGCCTGTTTCCCGGTCTGTTAAAGCCGGTCTTCAGTTCCCCGTTGGAAGAATCGGAAGGTTTTTGAAAAAAGGCCGATACGCTCAACGTGTTGGTTCTGGTGCTCCCGTATACTTGGCCGCCGTTCTTGAATATTTGGCTGCTGAA GTGTTGGAGTTGGCTGGAAATGCTGCTCGTGACAACAAGAAGAACAGAATCATCCCAAGACACTTGCTTTTGGCTGTGAGGAATGATGAAGAGCTTGGGAAACTTCTTGCTGGTGTAACGATTGCACATGGTGGTGTTCTTCCAAACATCAACCCAATTTTGTTGCCAAAGAAGACTGGAG GTGAAAAGGCCCCTAAATCTCCATCCAAAGCTACCAAATCTCCCAAGAAGGCTTAG
- the LOC107004541 gene encoding histone H2A isoform X1, with amino-acid sequence MESTGKVKKGAAGRRGGGPKKKPVSRSVKAGLQFPVGRIGRFLKKGRYAQRVGSGAPVYLAAVLEYLAAEVLELAGNAARDNKKNRIIPRHLLLAVRNDEELGKLLAGVTIAHGGVLPNINPILLPKKTGGEKAPKSPSKATKSPKKA; translated from the exons ATGGAGTCTACCGGAAAAGTGAAGAAGGGTGCCGCCGGCAGAAGGGGAGGAGGCCCAAAGAAGAAGCCTGTTTCCCGGTCTGTTAAGGCCGGTCTTCAGTTCCCCGTAGGAAGAATCGGAAGGTTTTTGAAAAAAGGCCGATACGCTCAACGTGTTGGTTCTGGTGCTCCAGTTTACTTGGCCGCCGTACTTGAATATTTGGCTGCTGAA GTGTTGGAGTTGGCTGGAAATGCTGCTCGTGACAACAAGAAGAACAGAATCATCCCAAGGCACTTGCTTTTGGCTGTGAGGAATGATGAAGAGCTTGGGAAACTTCTTGCTGGTGTAACAATCGCACATGGTGGTGTTCTTCCAAACATCAACCCAATTTTGTTGCCAAAGAAGACTGGAGGTGAAAAGGCCCCTAAATCTCCATCCAAAGCTACCAAATCTCCCAAGAAGGCTTAG
- the LOC107004541 gene encoding histone H2A isoform X3, with translation MESTGKMKKGAAGRRGGGPKKKPVSRSVKAGLQFPVGRIGRFLKKGRYAQRVGSGAPVYLAAVLEYLAAEVLELAGNAARDNKKNRIIPRHLLLAVRNDEELGKLLAGVTIAHGGVLPNINPILLPKKTGGEKAPKSPSKATKSPKKA, from the exons AGAAGGGGAGGAGGCCCAAAGAAGAAGCCTGTTTCCCGGTCTGTTAAAGCCGGTCTTCAGTTCCCCGTTGGAAGAATCGGAAGGTTTTTGAAAAAAGGCCGATACGCTCAACGTGTTGGTTCTGGTGCTCCCGTATACTTGGCCGCCGTTCTTGAATATTTGGCTGCTGAA GTGTTGGAGTTGGCTGGAAATGCTGCTCGTGACAACAAGAAGAACAGAATCATCCCAAGACACTTGCTTTTGGCTGTGAGGAATGATGAAGAGCTTGGGAAACTTCTTGCTGGTGTAACGATTGCACATGGTGGTGTTCTTCCAAACATCAACCCAATTTTGTTGCCAAAGAAGACTGGAGGTGAAAAG GCCCCTAAATCTCCATCCAAAGCTACCAAATCTCCCAAGAAGGCTTAG
- the LOC107004541 gene encoding histone H2A isoform X2: MESTGKMKKGAAGRRGGGPKKKPVSRSVKAGLQFPVGRIGRFLKKGRYAQRVGSGAPVYLAAVLEYLAAEVLELAGNAARDNKKNRIIPRHLLLAVRNDEELGKLLAGVTIAHGGVLPNINPILLPKKTGGEKAPKSPSKATKSPKKA; this comes from the exons GTGCCGCCGGCAGAAGGGGAGGAGGCCCAAAGAAGAAGCCTGTTTCCCGGTCTGTTAAGGCCGGTCTTCAGTTCCCCGTAGGAAGAATCGGAAGGTTTTTGAAAAAAGGCCGATACGCTCAACGTGTTGGTTCTGGTGCTCCAGTTTACTTGGCCGCCGTACTTGAATATTTGGCTGCTGAA GTGTTGGAGTTGGCTGGAAATGCTGCTCGTGACAACAAGAAGAACAGAATCATCCCAAGGCACTTGCTTTTGGCTGTGAGGAATGATGAAGAGCTTGGGAAACTTCTTGCTGGTGTAACAATCGCACATGGTGGTGTTCTTCCAAACATCAACCCAATTTTGTTGCCAAAGAAGACTGGAGGTGAAAAGGCCCCTAAATCTCCATCCAAAGCTACCAAATCTCCCAAGAAGGCTTAG